The genomic interval CCAGACCGGAGGGTGATACAGGTGAAATGATCCTCCGCATCAAATTTTCCGATAAGGGCTTTTTTCTGATCTATCCAGATGACATAACGATTCAGGTCCGTATTCTTTGTAGGCATGGTAATCCGGTTTGAATCTGATGTGAAAGTAGACAGACCAGAACCAGCTTACAATGAGAACGGTCGGAGGAAATGCTGACCTTTCTCATTTTTGAGGATAACTTTAAGGTAGAGGGCTACCACAGAGTCACAGAGACACAGAGGAAAAAATACATTTTCCTAATTTAATGGCTTTGGGTTAAACAAACGCCAAACCAAAATATTGGAGGGAATTCCAGGCTCTCTGTGCCTCTGTGTCTCTGTGGTTATGCCTTTCTTTTAAAACCTGGTCTCGAGATAATGCGGCAACATGGCCTTCCAGGTTGGCCAATCATGTTTCCATTCTTTGCCCCAGATATCTAATTCATACCAGATCCCTTTTTCATACAAGATCCGGGCAAAGCGACCAGCACTGGTAGGGTCTTCATAATCGCCGCTACCGGAGAGGATATGAATATGTCCACTGCGGCGGATCTGTTCCAGTATGCCGTGATCGGACAGGTTGGGCATATAGTGCATCGGGCTATTGAAGTACACGTCTTCATCAAAATGCCCCTTGGTATATTCAGTCAATTCATATACCCCACTCATCGCAATGACTCCGTTGATCAGGTCGGGACGTTTGAGAAAAAGGTTCATGCTGTGCAAGGCACCAAAGGATGCCCCGCAGGTAATGATCGGTGTCTCGGGACTACTGGAATTTCGGATAAAGGGCACCACCTCGTTGTACACATAGTCGTTCCACTGCTTGTGGCGTACCACCTTATCATACGGGTGCATGTGATTATTCATCCAGCTTTCATTGTTGATGCTGTCAATGGAGTATATCTTAACCTTTCCGGCCTCCACCCATGGCCGAACATGATCCATCAATTGAAAGCGCTCATACTCGAGGTAATCCGCGGATGCCGTGGGCACCAACAATAACGCGAAACCGTAATGCCCATAGGTTGCGATCGGCATTTCTTTGTTCAGGGAAGGGCTGTACCAGGAAGTCAATTCTCTTTGCATGTTTTCCAATTTTCTGGGGGCGAAAATAGGGTTCTTTTTGAGGAGTAAGCAGCCCTGACCCCTCTTTCCCCTCCATCTGGCCTATAAAATAATATTGTAAAAATACTTGGTAATATTCACGAGTGTTTCTACTTTTGTATTTCAGTATTTTTACTGCTTAGAATCGATTTCCATCCCCTTGCTTTCTACCCTTAAGTGACCCAATCACCTTTAAAAACCTAATTTTCAATCCTTTATTCTTAGTAAAAATACTAACTGAATTTAGGTAGAAATACGTATTTCTCATTGCAATTTGCAACCTGGAAGTTCCAGACAGAGTCTTGAAAAGCAGGCGCTGTTAGAATGGCCTACAATGAATGTAAGAATGGAAAAAAACCTCATCCGTATCATTCTGGTCGAAGACCATGAAATGGTTCGGGCTTCGCTGAAACAACTGTTTAAAGATATCCGCCATATTGAAGTGGTGGCTGATTGTAGCAACGGATTGGATGCCATAGACCTGGCTTCCGAATTAAAACCGCATGTTGTTCTGGTCGATGTCAATATGACCCCGATCGATGGGTTTGAGACCTCCCGCCGTCTCCTGGATAGCGAACCCGCTGTCCGGGTGATCGGCCTTTCCATGAATACCCACCCCCATTATGCCCAACGTATGTTAGACAACGGTGCCAGGGGTTATGTGACCAAAAGTTCACCCTTTGCGGAGATACTCCGGGCCATCGAAGAAGTACATGAAGGGATCGTCTATATCTGTGAGGAGGTCAGGAAGAAGATGTAAATTTGCCGCTCATTATGGAACTGAGCAAAAACTTTGAACCAGGGACCACGGAAACCAAATGGACCTCCCACTGGAAAAAAAAGAAATATTTTGAAAGTCACCCCGACAACCGGCCCCCTTTTACGGTGGTCATCCCCCCTCCCAATGTTACCGGTGTGCTCCATATGGGCCACACCCTCAATGAAACGGTACAGGATATCCTGATCCGTCGTGCGCGGATGAGTGGATTCAATGCCTGCTGGGTTCCCGGAAGTGATCACGCCTCCATCGCCACGGAAGCGAAAGTGGTGCAAATGCTTGAAAAGGAAAAAGGGATCAAAAAAGCCGACCTGAGCCGTGAGGAATTCCTTCGCTACGCTTTTGAATGGAAAGAAAAATATGGTGGAATCATCTATAATCAGATCGAGCGACTGGGATGTAGTGTAGATTGGAACCGGGTGAACTTCACCATGGATGATCATTACTACAAAGCGGTGATCGAGATTTTTATCAACCTGTATGAAAAAGGATTGATCTATCGCGGCGCCCGTATGATCAACTGGGACCCCGAAGCCAAAACAGCCCTGAGTGATGAAGAAGTGGAATACAAGGATATCACCGGTAAGCTGTATTATGTAAAATATTATGTAACAGACAACCCCTCATCAACCAACACAGATCCGTCGTCAGAATATATAACCGTTGCCACCCAACGCCCGGAAACCATTATGGGGGATACTGCAGTTTGTGTGAATCCCAATGACCCGCGCTATACCCACCTGAAGGGAAAATATGTGATCGTACCGCTTATTAACAAACCCGTACCGATCATTTATGATGAATACGTATCGCTTGATTTTGGAACCGGCGCCCTTAAGGTTACCCCGGCCCATGATATCAATGACTATAACCTCGGATTGAAATTCAATCTCCCGGTTATTGACACATTGAATGAGGATGGTACACTGAGCGAAGCGGCCCAGGTATTTGTAGGCATGGACCGTTTCAAGGCACGTAAAGCGGCGGTGGAAAAATTAAAGATTGACGGCCTGCTGGTAAAGGAAGAAGAGTACAGCACCCGCATGGGGTATTCGCAACGTACCAATGCCGTGGTGGAGCCCCGGATCTCTACCCAATGGTTTGTGAAGATGAAAGAATTGGCCGAGCCGGCCCTTAAGGAAGTATTGGAAGGACGTATTCGCATTCATCCAGGTGAGAAATTCCTGGCCACCTACAAATATTGGTTGGAAAATGTAAAAGACTGGTGTATCAGCCGGCAACTCTGGTGGGGTCAACAGATCCCTGCCTGGTACACCCCAACCGGTGAATTTGCCGTTGCCGCCACCCGTGAAGAAGCCTTCGCGAAATTGACGAGCATACATGGTTCACGTTTCACGATTCAGGATCTCACCCAGGATCCTGACGTCATGGACACCTGGTTCTCCTCCTGGCTTTGGCCCATTGAGGTATTCAATGGCATCACCGAGCCGGGCAATAAAGAAATCAACTATTACTACCCCACCTCGGTATTGGTTACCGGACAGGATATCATCTTCTTCTGGGTTGCGCGTATGATCATGGCCGGAATGGAATTTAAACAACAGAAACCTTTCCATGATGTGTATTTCACCGGCATGGTAAGGGACAAACAAGGCCGGAAAATGAGTAAGAGCCTTGGGAATTCCCCCGACCTGTTGGAACTCATCGATCGCTATGGCGCCGATGCCGTACGGTTTGGGATCATGATTTCCTCCCCTGCAGGTAACGACCTGCTGTTTGACGAATCTACACTGGAACAGGGTCGTAATTTTAATAACAAGATCTGGAATGCACTTAAGTTGGTAAGGATGTGGGGACAGAATACTGTTGCATCCACAGAAACGGAAAACGATTTCGCCGTAACCTGGTTTGAACAGCGACTTCGCCAGGCAGAAATGGAAGTGAGCGAATTAATGAAGGACTTCCGCCTGAGCGAAGCCCTTAAAACCATCTACTCCTTAATATGGAATGACTTCTGTAGCTGGTACCTTGAATGGGCCAAACCTGCCTATGGCCAACCTATTTCCGAAAAAACCTACCGGAAGACAATCCAGTATTTTGAACAATTACTCCATTTGCTGCATCCCTATATGCCATTTGTAACTGAGGAGATTTATCACCTATTACAGGACCAATCGGATGACCTTTGTGTTAAACAATACAGCCAGAAACAAGATTTCGATAATTTAGTAGTACAAATTGGCCAATTTCTCAAGGATGATATTTCTCAAATTCGAGACGCCAGAAACAAATCAGGCATTAAACCATCCGAACCTATTCCTTTTGATATGAATGCTACTTCATGGAGAATATATGGCAAATACATAAAGGATATTATCCATATTTTAGAGAAACAATGTAATATTAAAATTGATCAATCAATTTCGCTGCCAGATAACATAGGTGAAACAATAAAAAACCAAATTGTAGTAGTTTCATCCGATCGCAAATTCTTTCTTGTACCGACGACAACTGTAAGTACAGAAAATCAAAAGCAAGAATTAGAAAAAAACCTATCCTATTTAATAGAATTTCTGGCTTTGACTGAAAAGAAATTAAATAACCAAAAATTTATTTCAAACGCTAAACCAGAAGTGATTGAACTTGAAAAAAAGAAAAAAGCAGATACAGAAGACAAAATCAGGACAATAAAAGATACCTTGAAGACCATGAATTGATTTAAACCACAGAGGCACAGAGACACAGAGGATTTTGAGGTTTTCACCATTGCCACATCAGAAAAATAACATATTCTGATGTGGTTTTTTTATTTAATTGTATTTCTTCATCTATTAGCTTTAGAAATAAAATGGAACTGGAAGAATACAATTGGATTACAAAAATAATCATAGACTGCTGTTTCCACATACATAAAGAATTAGGGCCTGGATTATTAGAAAGCGTATACCAGAAATGCCTTGCGTTGGAATTAAGAGAAAGGGAGTTAGATTTTCAGGAACAAGTTAAACTACCCGTCATATACAAAGGTCAAAATATTGGCCTGGAATTCAGGCTTGATTTTATCGTTGAAGAAGCAATTATAATCGAATTAAAATCTGTCGATACTATTCATCCCATTCACCAAGCCCAGATAATAAACTATTTAAAAATATCAAATTTGCCAGTAGGTTTACTTATCAATTTCAATGTCCCATTAATAAAAAATGGCATAAAACGTTTCATTAACAATACCCATTAAAAATATCCTCTGTGTCTCTGTGCCTCTGTGGTTAAAAAAGTCTACCTGGGTATAATCGCCACAGGCAAAATTATTTCAAACCAATTATCTCCTGCCCTGCGTTGCAAGAACAGATCATCATCCAACAGATGATTGATCCGGAAACCAAAGGTCAGCTCATATTGATTCCACCATTTGGTGTCAAAAAAGAACTCTGCGCCGACGCTTCGAAGATCCCTGGATAGTAATTTATTATTGGAAAAAACGCGTTGAAGGTCATAAAACCCATTCCCCCGAATACGCTGGATGTAGACAATGTTCCCAACCCCCCAATCCGGGAGAAGTAAAGGAAGGTGATAGTTAACGGATATCTTCCACATCCGCGAAAAATAATAATCGGTAAATCCCCTGGCCCCGGCGAGACGGTTAGCAAAGAGTGCCCGGCTAGTATCCCGCTGCTGAAAAATTCCGGAAAGAACGATCGAATGATTTTGCAGAAGCCCGGGCAGATAAATGTTTCCATTGGCTAAGAACTGATACCCCTCAAATTTGGTAACTGCATGGCGATGCTGTACCTGGGCATTGTATCCAAACCGCGGGAATATATGCTGACGTGCCTGTTGCACCTGCTGGCTCCAACTGATAAAGTGTTGGAGATAGGTAAAACTATTAGTGGTAAAATTATTTTTATTGGGCCCTGTGTTAAACTCATTACGCAGAAAATAATTGGTCCCGAAATTCAGGAAATTGAAAAATCGTCCTCTGGTCAGGTTCAAAGGGATATTAAACCCTATACGTGTATCCAACTGGTTCCATTGCCGAAGCTGGCTGTTCACCGAATCCTGCCGGGCAAACGTTAATTGGGTTCCCACACTCAGGTATGGAAACCAACCCCCAAATGTCTCCGTGATTCCCAGGGCATGGGTCTTTTCATTTTGGTTATAGAGATAATACCATTCTGACTCAAGCGTGTTCAAAACATTATTACCATATAATGAAAAACGGAATTCCGGGTCTTCATAATAAGGCCTCCAGCTATGGAAATTCAACAACCGGGTAGCCTGTTTGTATTTTGTTTCTGAAAAACGGGTAGCCAGGGTCTCCTGTAAGAATCCGGTGCGTCCATCCAAAGTTCCGCCAACAGGAAATCGTAAAAGGGGCAATTGATCCTCCATCAGATAGAAAGGTTTTGAACCTTTCTCCACGGCCTGTTTCACCAACTGATAACCTTCGGCTGTAAACCGGGAATAGACAACCGAATCCTCTCTGGCATTCACAAAATAATATCCTCCCCCACCCTGTGTTATGATCCTGAGTTCTTTGGAATCAAGTGAAACAGAGAATACATCATCATTACCCTGGTAAGAGGCTGTAAAATAAACCTGATTATTGTTGACCTGAGGATATCCGATCACCGAATAGGTAGGAGGCGTAACCCAATCCAAATCTCCCGAGGATAGGGTAAAACGTCCCAGGGCCATTCGCCCA from Chitinophagales bacterium carries:
- a CDS encoding esterase, whose protein sequence is MQRELTSWYSPSLNKEMPIATYGHYGFALLLVPTASADYLEYERFQLMDHVRPWVEAGKVKIYSIDSINNESWMNNHMHPYDKVVRHKQWNDYVYNEVVPFIRNSSSPETPIITCGASFGALHSMNLFLKRPDLINGVIAMSGVYELTEYTKGHFDEDVYFNSPMHYMPNLSDHGILEQIRRSGHIHILSGSGDYEDPTSAGRFARILYEKGIWYELDIWGKEWKHDWPTWKAMLPHYLETRF
- a CDS encoding GxxExxY protein; the protein is MELEEYNWITKIIIDCCFHIHKELGPGLLESVYQKCLALELRERELDFQEQVKLPVIYKGQNIGLEFRLDFIVEEAIIIELKSVDTIHPIHQAQIINYLKISNLPVGLLINFNVPLIKNGIKRFINNTH
- a CDS encoding valine--tRNA ligase translates to MELSKNFEPGTTETKWTSHWKKKKYFESHPDNRPPFTVVIPPPNVTGVLHMGHTLNETVQDILIRRARMSGFNACWVPGSDHASIATEAKVVQMLEKEKGIKKADLSREEFLRYAFEWKEKYGGIIYNQIERLGCSVDWNRVNFTMDDHYYKAVIEIFINLYEKGLIYRGARMINWDPEAKTALSDEEVEYKDITGKLYYVKYYVTDNPSSTNTDPSSEYITVATQRPETIMGDTAVCVNPNDPRYTHLKGKYVIVPLINKPVPIIYDEYVSLDFGTGALKVTPAHDINDYNLGLKFNLPVIDTLNEDGTLSEAAQVFVGMDRFKARKAAVEKLKIDGLLVKEEEYSTRMGYSQRTNAVVEPRISTQWFVKMKELAEPALKEVLEGRIRIHPGEKFLATYKYWLENVKDWCISRQLWWGQQIPAWYTPTGEFAVAATREEAFAKLTSIHGSRFTIQDLTQDPDVMDTWFSSWLWPIEVFNGITEPGNKEINYYYPTSVLVTGQDIIFFWVARMIMAGMEFKQQKPFHDVYFTGMVRDKQGRKMSKSLGNSPDLLELIDRYGADAVRFGIMISSPAGNDLLFDESTLEQGRNFNNKIWNALKLVRMWGQNTVASTETENDFAVTWFEQRLRQAEMEVSELMKDFRLSEALKTIYSLIWNDFCSWYLEWAKPAYGQPISEKTYRKTIQYFEQLLHLLHPYMPFVTEEIYHLLQDQSDDLCVKQYSQKQDFDNLVVQIGQFLKDDISQIRDARNKSGIKPSEPIPFDMNATSWRIYGKYIKDIIHILEKQCNIKIDQSISLPDNIGETIKNQIVVVSSDRKFFLVPTTTVSTENQKQELEKNLSYLIEFLALTEKKLNNQKFISNAKPEVIELEKKKKADTEDKIRTIKDTLKTMN
- a CDS encoding response regulator transcription factor; this translates as MEKNLIRIILVEDHEMVRASLKQLFKDIRHIEVVADCSNGLDAIDLASELKPHVVLVDVNMTPIDGFETSRRLLDSEPAVRVIGLSMNTHPHYAQRMLDNGARGYVTKSSPFAEILRAIEEVHEGIVYICEEVRKKM